The following coding sequences are from one bacterium window:
- a CDS encoding efflux RND transporter permease subunit — protein ELIPQLSEGEFFFEATLPEGASLAATDRALQVMERAAAAEPGVAVQYATVGSRLVSGGLSVNTRAENLGQLNVVMKDRGDGAAEAAVADRMRAAFADLPDLEARFGRPSYFTLKTPVEVLVFGDDLEDLRAYSLEIAADLAGVPGLVDVRSSLEAGNPELQVVFDRERLAALGLDMGVLSETLKNRVLGVVPTRFKEEDRQIDIRLRNRESDRHTVEDVRNLALPGPDGTTLRLTSVADVSEDRGPAEIHRLQQQRAAVVSANVEGRSLGAAVVDVRAALAGLPPPPGLTVELGGQNREMQVSFNSLRFAIMLAVFLVYLVMAATFESFLHPLLVLFTIPMALIGVVPALLLTGTPVTVIVLIGVVILVGIVVNNAIVLVDAVNRLRRAGLPKGEAIVRAAHLRLRPILMTTLTTVLGLLPMALAWGEGAELRAPLAITVASGLLLSTLLTLIVIPAAYLVVPSRIGDER, from the coding sequence GAGCTGATCCCCCAGCTCAGCGAGGGCGAGTTCTTCTTCGAGGCCACCCTGCCCGAAGGCGCCTCGCTCGCGGCGACGGACCGCGCCCTGCAGGTCATGGAGCGGGCGGCCGCCGCCGAACCCGGGGTGGCCGTGCAGTACGCGACCGTCGGCAGCCGGCTGGTCTCGGGCGGCCTGTCGGTGAACACGCGGGCCGAGAACCTCGGCCAGCTCAACGTGGTGATGAAGGACCGCGGCGACGGCGCCGCCGAGGCGGCCGTCGCCGACCGCATGCGCGCCGCTTTCGCCGACCTGCCCGACCTCGAGGCGCGCTTCGGCCGCCCGTCCTACTTCACCCTCAAGACGCCCGTCGAGGTGCTCGTCTTCGGCGACGACCTCGAGGATCTGCGGGCCTACTCCCTGGAGATCGCCGCGGACCTGGCCGGGGTGCCGGGGCTCGTCGACGTGCGCTCGTCGCTCGAGGCGGGCAACCCCGAGCTGCAGGTGGTGTTCGACCGCGAGCGGCTGGCCGCGCTGGGCCTCGACATGGGCGTGCTGTCCGAGACGCTCAAGAACCGCGTCCTGGGCGTGGTGCCGACGCGCTTCAAGGAGGAGGACCGGCAGATCGACATCCGCCTGCGCAACCGCGAGAGCGACCGCCACACGGTCGAGGACGTGCGCAACTTGGCGCTGCCCGGCCCCGACGGCACCACCCTGCGCCTGACCTCCGTGGCCGACGTGTCCGAGGACCGCGGCCCGGCCGAGATCCACCGCTTGCAGCAGCAGCGCGCCGCCGTCGTCTCGGCGAACGTCGAGGGGCGCAGCCTGGGCGCGGCCGTCGTCGACGTGCGCGCCGCGCTGGCCGGCCTGCCGCCGCCCCCGGGCCTGACCGTCGAGCTGGGCGGCCAGAACCGCGAGATGCAGGTGAGCTTCAACAGCCTGCGCTTCGCGATCATGCTGGCCGTCTTCCTGGTCTACCTGGTCATGGCGGCGACCTTCGAGTCGTTCCTGCACCCGCTGCTGGTGCTGTTCACGATCCCCATGGCCCTGATCGGCGTGGTGCCAGCGCTGCTGCTGACCGGCACGCCCGTCACCGTCATCGTCCTGATCGGGGTGGTGATCCTGGTGGGCATCGTGGTCAACAACGCCATCGTGCTCGTCGACGCCGTCAACCGGCTGCGCCGGGCGGGCCTGCCGAAGGGGGAGGCGATTGTCCGCGCCGCGCACCTGCGGCTGCGGCCGATCCTGATGACGACCCTGACCACGGTGCTGGGCCTGCTGCCCATGGCCCTGGCCTGGGGCGAGGGAGCCGAGCTGCGCGCGCCGCTGGCGATCACCGTGGCGAGCGGCCTGCTGCTGAGCACCCTGCTGACGCTGATCGTGATCCCGGCCGCCTACCTCGTCGTGCCGTCGCGCATCGGCGACGAGCGCTAA
- a CDS encoding efflux RND transporter permease subunit, translating into MTLPEIAIKRPVSMLMLLASIVLLGVVALTRLPLAFMPDIQEPELFVQLPYENASPEQVERMVVRPVEDALGSVKGLQSLWSSCDGEGGRIRLGFDWGADLHLARTEVWERIDRIRGDLPEDLGDIQVSTSWDSRDSESPILEGRLSSPRDLSESYDLLERKIIRPLERVPGVAQVRLDGVNPREVRINLRLADLELHGMDVRDVSRRLRTGNFDQSLGRIVEGDARWTLRTVGTLSTVEQIRALPLRADGLRLSDVADVVYQEPPLEYGRHLDGDFAIGVSVSQESRANTVEVCDALAAAIERMGDDPELQDVNFLVWFSQGAEIRKTLGDLSFTGVFGAVLAAAVLFLFLRRVSSTVVAVLCIPFSLIVTCGIVWAQGKSLNTLTLLGLIVGVGMLVDNAVVVMENIFRHREEGADPVTASREGAREVANAVTAATLTSVIVFIPLIFNKPSEMNVYLKELAITVCLALLASLFISQTLIPLATAWYVRSAPRPRGRWMTGLERGYESLLRLNLRRRWLAPLIGLAVIASAVYPFTHLEMNFEASNTELYVQVNYDYSEELSLERKEALITQVEQGLEPHRAELMARSIYSFWTDNWSMTRVYLEEGKADAANIARVRNTLRGLLPEIPGVRLDVQEESQGWRHGGGRRVAFQLVGEDTEVLMQLAEEATQRVAAIPGLLDVGARQQEAQQELHIEPDRELIARYAVSPDQVADVVGLTYRGRRLPRFRTEDGEREMRLTLEEQKTESLSQLSNLPLVTAGGDRVPLAAVADFVQKPGRERIERDNRRTSVWVGARFEEGTSDRFTPLITAAMEGMTFPYGYSWTFGAWQERRQEQSQEFLTNLLLALLLVYAVMAGLFESARQALALMVSLPFAVAGAAWTLHLTGTDFDQPAAIGLLLLIGIVVNNGIVMLEHINQYRRRGMDRTEAMVRGGRERLRPILMTALTTLLGLLPMAIQKPSLGGVYYYSMALVIMGGLFVSTFLTSVLLPTTATLSEDMFSILGGLPRRLRHRRPPAAATADPVAED; encoded by the coding sequence ATGACGCTGCCGGAAATCGCCATCAAGCGGCCCGTATCGATGCTGATGCTGCTCGCGAGCATCGTGCTGCTGGGCGTGGTCGCCCTGACGCGCCTGCCGCTGGCGTTCATGCCGGACATCCAGGAACCCGAGCTGTTCGTGCAGCTCCCCTACGAAAACGCCTCGCCCGAGCAGGTCGAGCGCATGGTGGTGCGGCCGGTCGAGGACGCGCTCGGCTCGGTCAAGGGGCTGCAGAGCCTGTGGTCGAGCTGCGACGGCGAGGGCGGGCGCATCCGGCTGGGCTTCGACTGGGGCGCCGACCTGCACCTGGCCCGCACCGAGGTCTGGGAGCGGATCGACCGCATCCGCGGCGACCTGCCCGAGGACCTCGGCGACATCCAGGTCAGCACGAGCTGGGACTCGCGCGATTCGGAGTCGCCGATCCTGGAGGGCCGCCTCAGCTCGCCGCGCGACCTCAGCGAGAGCTACGACCTGCTCGAGCGCAAGATCATCCGGCCGCTGGAGCGCGTGCCCGGCGTGGCCCAGGTGCGGCTCGACGGGGTCAACCCGCGCGAGGTGCGCATCAACCTGCGGCTGGCCGACCTGGAGCTGCACGGCATGGACGTGCGCGACGTGTCGCGCCGGCTGCGCACGGGGAACTTCGACCAGTCCCTGGGCCGGATCGTGGAGGGCGACGCCCGCTGGACGCTGCGCACCGTCGGCACCCTGTCCACCGTGGAGCAGATCCGCGCCCTGCCGCTGCGCGCCGACGGGCTGCGGCTGTCCGACGTCGCCGACGTCGTCTACCAGGAGCCGCCCCTGGAGTACGGCCGGCACCTCGACGGCGACTTCGCGATCGGCGTGAGCGTGTCGCAGGAGTCGCGCGCCAACACGGTCGAGGTCTGCGACGCGCTGGCGGCCGCCATCGAGCGCATGGGGGACGACCCCGAGCTGCAGGACGTCAACTTCCTGGTCTGGTTCAGCCAGGGCGCGGAGATCCGCAAGACCCTGGGCGACCTGTCGTTCACCGGGGTCTTCGGGGCGGTCCTGGCCGCGGCGGTCCTGTTCCTGTTCCTGCGCCGCGTCTCCTCCACCGTCGTCGCGGTGCTGTGCATCCCGTTCTCCCTGATCGTGACCTGCGGCATCGTCTGGGCCCAGGGCAAGTCGCTCAACACGCTGACGCTGCTGGGGCTGATCGTGGGCGTCGGCATGCTGGTGGACAACGCCGTCGTGGTGATGGAGAACATCTTCCGGCACCGCGAGGAGGGCGCCGACCCCGTGACGGCGTCGCGCGAGGGCGCGCGCGAGGTCGCCAACGCCGTGACCGCCGCCACGCTCACCTCGGTCATCGTCTTCATCCCGCTGATCTTCAACAAGCCCAGCGAGATGAACGTCTACCTCAAGGAGCTGGCGATCACGGTCTGCCTGGCCCTGCTGGCCTCGCTGTTCATCAGCCAGACCCTGATCCCACTGGCGACCGCCTGGTACGTCCGCTCCGCGCCGCGCCCCCGCGGACGCTGGATGACCGGCCTGGAGCGGGGCTACGAGTCGCTGCTGCGGCTCAACCTGCGGCGCCGCTGGCTGGCGCCGCTGATCGGCCTGGCCGTGATCGCCTCGGCGGTCTACCCCTTCACGCACCTCGAGATGAACTTCGAGGCCTCGAACACCGAGCTGTACGTCCAGGTCAACTACGACTACAGCGAGGAGCTGAGCCTCGAACGCAAGGAAGCCCTCATCACGCAGGTGGAGCAGGGCCTCGAGCCGCACCGCGCCGAGCTGATGGCGCGCTCGATCTACAGCTTCTGGACCGACAACTGGAGCATGACCCGCGTCTACCTGGAGGAGGGCAAGGCGGACGCCGCGAACATCGCCCGCGTGCGCAACACGCTGCGCGGCTTGCTGCCCGAGATCCCGGGCGTGCGCCTGGACGTGCAGGAGGAGAGCCAGGGCTGGCGCCACGGCGGCGGGCGGCGGGTCGCCTTCCAGCTCGTGGGCGAGGACACCGAGGTGCTCATGCAGCTGGCCGAGGAGGCCACCCAGCGCGTGGCCGCCATCCCGGGCCTGCTGGACGTGGGCGCGCGCCAGCAGGAGGCCCAGCAGGAGCTGCACATCGAGCCGGACCGCGAGCTGATCGCCAGGTACGCGGTCTCGCCGGACCAGGTGGCCGACGTGGTGGGCCTCACCTACCGCGGCCGGCGGCTGCCGCGCTTCCGCACCGAGGACGGCGAGCGCGAGATGCGCCTGACGCTCGAGGAGCAGAAGACCGAGAGCCTGTCGCAGCTGTCGAACCTGCCGCTGGTGACCGCCGGCGGGGACCGGGTGCCCCTGGCCGCCGTCGCCGACTTCGTGCAGAAGCCCGGCCGCGAGCGCATCGAGCGCGACAACCGGCGCACCAGCGTCTGGGTGGGCGCCCGCTTCGAGGAGGGCACCAGCGACCGCTTCACGCCGCTGATCACCGCCGCGATGGAGGGCATGACCTTCCCCTACGGCTACTCCTGGACCTTCGGCGCCTGGCAGGAGCGCCGCCAGGAGCAGTCGCAGGAGTTCCTGACGAACCTGCTGCTGGCGCTGCTGCTGGTCTACGCGGTGATGGCCGGGCTCTTCGAGTCGGCCCGCCAGGCCCTGGCGCTGATGGTCTCGCTGCCCTTCGCCGTGGCCGGCGCCGCCTGGACGCTGCACCTGACCGGCACGGACTTCGACCAGCCGGCGGCGATCGGGCTGCTGCTGCTGATCGGCATCGTGGTGAACAACGGCATCGTCATGCTCGAGCACATCAACCAGTACCGCCGGCGCGGCATGGACCGCACCGAGGCGATGGTCCGCGGCGGCCGCGAGCGGCTGCGCCCGATCCTGATGACCGCCCTGACCACGCTGCTCGGCCTGCTGCCGATGGCGATCCAGAAGCCGTCGCTGGGCGGCGTCTACTACTACTCGATGGCCCTGGTGATCATGGGCGGGCTGTTCGTCAGCACCTTCCTGACGTCGGTGCTCCTGCCCACCACCGCGACCCTGTCCGAGGACATGTTCTCGATCCTGGGCGGACTGCCCCGGCGGCTGCGCCATCGGCGGCCTCCGGCCGCCGCGACCGCCGACCCTGTCGCCGAAGACTGA
- a CDS encoding PDZ domain-containing protein, translated as MRRPTLVLLCCALAAVAAPAVAAEARLLRMPDVSAELVAFVHAGDVWLADRDGGEARRLTTFDGFEAAPKFSPDGRQVAFSGKYDGNLDVYVVGVEGGEPRRLTWHPGDDVVRGWTPDGSRVVFASGRETVPRSQPKLMTIGLQGGLPEALPLPRATAGALSPDGKRLAYQLVEPWEAEWRNYRGGQAQPIRVVDLATLAVTKLPWDGSNDLAPVWLGGTIFFLSDRDLAMNVWAYDVATGALTQRTHFKEFDCKNLGGGAGRLVFENGGRLHALDAAGGEPRPVTVTLEGDFPAARPHWEDVAKLIVDMALSPAGKRVAFEARGEIFTVPAEKGDIRNLTNSPGAADRAPAWSPDGRLLSWFSDESGEYALVIADQFGGNRRTVPLPNPTFYYTPRWSPDSKHLAFGDADRVLWVVDAAGGAPTRIDNEGFASPERLIAPVWSPDSRWIAYSKRLTSQFNAVCVYSLDTGKSTRVTDGLADAVSPAWDASGKYLAFLASTDYGLNVGWLDMSSYNQPLNRSLYLAVLGKDEPSPLKPQSDDEEPKAEETDKKDEGKKDDEKKEEVVVRIDFAGLDQRIVALDVPPRNYERLVAGAAGKFFYAENVPNQPGLTLHAYDLEKRETTKLTEGILAYRVSADGQKLLQAKTGEKFLLTGADGKAEEGKGELDLSALRMKVDPAAEWRQIFREAWRFQRDFFYVENVHGLDLDWAYRAYAPWVEHVRHRADLTYVLDILGGETCIGHSFTGGGDEPEVETVPVGLLGCDFEVADGRYRLRRIYTGENWNPELRAPLSGPGIDARVGDYLLAVDGVELTAGMSPYSLFDRKADRQTILTLNDKPDPKGARKVTVVPVADEEPLRQRAWIEDNRRRVDELSGGKLAYVWIPDTGGEGYAAFLRGYFAQQDKRGAVIDERYNHGGSIADLMVDVMNRKLLGFFNNPVGDRQPFTAPNGAIWGPKVLVINEMSGSGGDMLPYMFRKLGIGPLVGTRTWGGLVGIWDVPGLIDGGFITAPRGGFYDTDGKWAVEGEGVAPDIEVEETPAAAREGRDLQLEAAVAAALDRLPGASVEILPQPADPVRSRRPR; from the coding sequence ATGAGACGACCGACGCTCGTGCTCCTCTGCTGCGCGCTCGCGGCTGTCGCCGCGCCCGCGGTTGCGGCAGAGGCCCGCCTGCTGCGCATGCCCGACGTCTCGGCCGAACTGGTCGCCTTCGTCCACGCCGGCGACGTGTGGCTCGCCGACCGCGACGGTGGCGAGGCCCGCCGCCTGACCACCTTCGACGGCTTCGAAGCCGCGCCGAAGTTCTCGCCCGACGGCCGGCAGGTCGCGTTCTCCGGGAAGTACGACGGCAACCTCGACGTCTACGTGGTCGGCGTCGAGGGCGGCGAGCCGCGGCGACTGACCTGGCACCCGGGCGACGACGTCGTCCGCGGCTGGACTCCCGACGGCTCCCGCGTGGTGTTCGCGTCGGGGCGCGAGACGGTGCCGCGGTCGCAGCCGAAGCTGATGACCATCGGCCTGCAGGGCGGCCTGCCCGAGGCGCTGCCCCTGCCGCGCGCCACCGCCGGCGCGCTCTCGCCCGACGGCAAGCGCCTGGCCTACCAGCTGGTCGAGCCCTGGGAGGCCGAGTGGCGCAACTACCGCGGCGGCCAGGCCCAGCCGATCCGCGTCGTCGACCTCGCCACGCTCGCGGTGACCAAGCTGCCCTGGGACGGCAGCAACGACCTCGCCCCGGTCTGGCTCGGCGGCACGATCTTCTTCCTGAGCGACCGCGACCTGGCCATGAACGTCTGGGCCTACGACGTCGCGACCGGCGCGCTGACCCAGCGGACGCACTTCAAGGAGTTCGACTGCAAGAACCTGGGCGGCGGCGCCGGGCGCCTCGTCTTCGAGAACGGCGGCCGCCTCCACGCGCTGGACGCCGCGGGCGGCGAACCCCGCCCCGTGACCGTGACCCTGGAAGGCGACTTCCCCGCAGCCCGCCCGCACTGGGAGGACGTCGCGAAGCTGATCGTCGACATGGCCCTCTCGCCGGCGGGCAAGCGCGTGGCCTTCGAAGCCCGCGGCGAGATCTTCACCGTGCCGGCCGAGAAGGGCGATATCCGCAACCTCACCAACAGCCCGGGCGCCGCCGATCGCGCCCCGGCCTGGTCGCCCGACGGCCGCCTGCTCTCCTGGTTCTCCGACGAGAGCGGCGAGTACGCCCTGGTGATCGCCGACCAGTTCGGCGGGAACCGCCGCACGGTGCCGCTGCCGAATCCCACGTTCTACTACACGCCCCGCTGGTCCCCGGACTCGAAGCACCTCGCCTTCGGCGACGCCGACCGCGTGCTGTGGGTCGTGGACGCGGCCGGCGGCGCGCCGACCCGGATCGACAACGAGGGGTTCGCCAGCCCCGAGCGCCTCATCGCCCCGGTCTGGTCGCCCGACTCCCGCTGGATCGCCTACAGCAAGCGCCTGACGAGCCAGTTCAACGCCGTGTGCGTGTACTCGCTCGACACCGGCAAGTCGACCCGCGTCACCGACGGCCTGGCGGACGCCGTGTCGCCGGCCTGGGACGCCTCGGGCAAGTACCTGGCGTTCCTGGCCAGCACGGACTACGGCCTGAACGTCGGCTGGCTGGACATGAGCTCCTACAACCAGCCGCTGAACCGCTCGCTCTACCTGGCGGTGCTGGGCAAGGACGAGCCGTCGCCCCTGAAGCCGCAGAGCGACGACGAGGAGCCGAAGGCCGAGGAAACGGACAAGAAGGATGAGGGCAAGAAGGACGACGAGAAGAAGGAGGAGGTCGTCGTCCGCATCGACTTCGCCGGCCTCGACCAGCGGATCGTCGCCCTGGACGTGCCGCCCCGCAACTACGAGCGGCTGGTCGCCGGCGCCGCCGGCAAGTTCTTCTACGCCGAGAACGTCCCGAACCAGCCGGGCCTGACCCTGCACGCCTACGACCTGGAGAAGCGCGAGACCACGAAGCTCACCGAGGGGATCCTCGCCTACCGCGTGTCGGCCGACGGCCAGAAGCTCCTGCAGGCCAAGACCGGCGAGAAGTTCCTCCTGACCGGCGCCGACGGCAAGGCCGAGGAGGGCAAGGGCGAGCTCGACCTCTCGGCGCTGCGCATGAAGGTCGACCCCGCCGCGGAGTGGCGGCAGATCTTCCGCGAGGCCTGGCGCTTCCAGCGCGACTTCTTCTACGTCGAGAACGTCCACGGCCTGGACCTGGACTGGGCCTACCGCGCCTACGCGCCCTGGGTCGAGCACGTGCGCCACCGCGCCGACCTCACCTACGTGCTGGACATCCTCGGCGGCGAGACCTGCATCGGCCACTCGTTCACCGGCGGCGGCGACGAGCCCGAGGTCGAGACCGTGCCGGTCGGGCTGCTGGGCTGCGACTTTGAGGTCGCGGACGGCCGCTACCGCCTGCGCCGGATCTACACGGGCGAGAACTGGAACCCGGAGCTGAGGGCGCCGCTGAGCGGCCCCGGCATCGACGCGCGCGTGGGCGACTACCTGCTCGCGGTCGACGGCGTCGAGCTCACGGCGGGCATGAGCCCCTACAGCCTGTTCGACCGCAAGGCCGACCGCCAGACGATCCTGACGCTCAACGACAAGCCCGACCCGAAGGGCGCGCGCAAGGTGACCGTCGTGCCCGTCGCCGACGAGGAGCCGCTGCGCCAGCGGGCCTGGATCGAGGACAACCGCCGCCGCGTCGACGAGCTGTCGGGCGGCAAGCTGGCCTACGTCTGGATCCCGGACACCGGCGGCGAGGGCTACGCCGCGTTCCTGCGCGGCTACTTCGCCCAGCAGGACAAGCGGGGCGCCGTGATCGACGAGCGCTACAACCACGGCGGCTCGATCGCCGACCTGATGGTCGACGTCATGAACCGCAAGCTGCTGGGCTTCTTCAACAACCCGGTGGGCGACCGCCAGCCGTTCACCGCGCCCAACGGCGCGATCTGGGGCCCGAAGGTGCTGGTCATCAACGAGATGTCCGGCTCGGGCGGCGACATGCTGCCCTACATGTTCCGCAAGCTGGGGATCGGCCCGCTGGTGGGCACGCGCACCTGGGGCGGGCTGGTCGGCATCTGGGACGTGCCCGGGCTGATCGACGGCGGCTTCATCACCGCCCCGCGCGGCGGCTTCTACGACACCGACGGGAAGTGGGCGGTCGAGGGCGAGGGCGTCGCTCCCGACATCGAGGTCGAGGAGACGCCCGCCGCGGCGCGCGAGGGCCGCGACCTGCAGCTCGAGGCGGCGGTGGCCGCGGCGCTGGACCGGCTGCCGGGCGCGAGCGTGGAGATCCTGCCGCAGCCGGCCGACCCGGTGCGGTCGCGGCGGCCGCGCTAG
- a CDS encoding M3 family oligoendopeptidase codes for MLSMTRVRFAAVLLACGLLASAAPAADLPVYAQDTNATRAQVPDVYKWDLTPLFPTAAAWETARAGLQQEIGGLAVFQGRLSDPKALRDCLALYFSLHDRVSHVQQYANLALDTALTDETAQARSQRGLALLDELTAASGFIRAEALALDAAALQKAYAAKDGPAAYRSYLDNLGRRRDRVLDPQAECVLQLAGDNLWAEIDLNEITSSVEESFQALLSDIAWPVVHDAEGKEVQLTLSNYSRFRLSPDRAVRAEAVGAFLATLRQFQHVFAATLGGQCELDVMYARARGYDTALEAYLDKDGLPVAVHDNLIAAVNANLAPLHRYMELRRKALGLEDLRLHDLYVPMAAAAQKEVPFNDALAILPAALAPLGPQYVAMLMEGMDPRNGWIDLYPSDDKESGAFSANVYGRHPYVKMNYQDGLDDLSTLAHEYGHALHSWLAMENQPYHSSRYVPFLAEIASTCNEALLTDYLAARAADPQERAGLLVEELEGIRTTIYRQTLFSEFERKVHGFVEVGTPVTASLLDATYRDLVQRYYGPGYTLGEDDGLEWAYIPHLYYKYYVYSYATGLSCGIAIAENVKANGQPAVDGYLEMLKGGCSEPPLALLKKAGVDLTRPDAIEAALGKFDRGVTELAKLMGIEL; via the coding sequence ATGCTGTCGATGACCCGTGTTCGTTTCGCGGCCGTGCTGCTCGCTTGCGGCCTGCTCGCCTCGGCGGCGCCGGCCGCCGATCTGCCGGTCTACGCCCAGGACACCAACGCGACGCGCGCGCAGGTGCCGGACGTGTACAAATGGGACCTGACGCCGCTGTTCCCGACGGCGGCGGCCTGGGAGACGGCGCGCGCCGGGCTCCAGCAGGAGATCGGCGGCCTGGCGGTCTTCCAGGGACGCCTGTCCGACCCGAAGGCCCTGCGCGACTGTCTGGCCCTTTACTTCTCGCTCCACGACCGCGTCAGCCACGTGCAGCAGTACGCCAACCTGGCGCTGGACACGGCGCTGACCGACGAGACGGCCCAGGCCCGCTCGCAGCGCGGCCTGGCCCTGCTGGACGAACTGACCGCGGCCTCCGGTTTCATCCGGGCCGAGGCCCTGGCTCTGGACGCGGCGGCCCTGCAGAAGGCCTACGCCGCCAAGGACGGGCCGGCCGCGTACCGCAGCTACCTGGACAACCTGGGGCGGCGGCGCGACCGGGTGCTGGACCCGCAGGCCGAGTGCGTCCTGCAGCTCGCGGGCGACAACCTGTGGGCCGAGATCGACCTCAACGAGATCACCAGCAGCGTGGAGGAGTCCTTCCAGGCGTTGCTGTCGGACATCGCCTGGCCCGTCGTCCACGACGCCGAGGGCAAGGAGGTGCAGCTGACGCTGTCGAACTATTCCCGCTTCCGGCTCTCGCCCGACCGCGCGGTGCGCGCCGAGGCCGTCGGGGCGTTCCTGGCCACGCTGCGGCAGTTCCAGCACGTCTTCGCCGCCACGCTGGGCGGGCAGTGCGAGCTGGACGTCATGTACGCGCGCGCCCGCGGCTACGACACCGCGCTCGAGGCGTACCTGGACAAGGACGGCCTGCCGGTCGCCGTCCACGACAACCTGATCGCGGCGGTGAACGCCAACCTCGCGCCGTTGCACCGCTACATGGAGCTACGCCGCAAGGCGCTCGGCCTCGAGGACCTGCGCCTGCACGACCTGTACGTGCCGATGGCCGCGGCCGCGCAGAAGGAGGTCCCCTTCAACGACGCCCTGGCGATCCTGCCGGCCGCCCTGGCGCCGCTGGGCCCGCAGTACGTGGCGATGCTGATGGAGGGGATGGATCCCCGCAACGGCTGGATCGACCTCTACCCCAGCGACGACAAGGAGAGCGGGGCCTTCTCGGCCAACGTCTACGGGCGCCACCCGTACGTGAAGATGAACTACCAGGACGGCCTGGACGACCTGTCGACCCTCGCGCACGAGTACGGCCACGCCCTGCACAGCTGGCTCGCGATGGAGAACCAGCCCTACCACAGCTCCCGCTACGTGCCGTTCCTGGCGGAGATCGCCTCGACCTGCAACGAGGCGCTGCTGACGGACTACCTGGCCGCGCGCGCCGCCGACCCGCAGGAGCGGGCCGGCCTGCTGGTCGAGGAGCTGGAGGGCATCCGCACCACCATCTACCGCCAGACCCTGTTCTCGGAGTTCGAACGCAAGGTGCACGGCTTCGTCGAGGTCGGCACGCCGGTCACGGCGTCGCTGCTGGACGCGACCTACCGCGACCTCGTGCAGCGCTACTACGGGCCGGGCTACACCCTGGGCGAGGACGACGGCCTGGAATGGGCCTACATCCCGCACCTCTACTACAAGTACTACGTCTACAGCTACGCGACGGGCCTGAGCTGCGGCATCGCCATCGCCGAGAACGTCAAGGCGAACGGCCAGCCCGCGGTCGACGGCTACCTGGAGATGCTCAAGGGCGGCTGCAGCGAGCCGCCGCTGGCGCTGCTGAAGAAGGCGGGCGTGGACCTGACGCGTCCCGACGCCATCGAGGCGGCGCTGGGCAAGTTCGACCGCGGCGTGACGGAGCTGGCGAAGCTGATGGGCATCGAACTGTAG